One part of the Amphiura filiformis chromosome 5, Afil_fr2py, whole genome shotgun sequence genome encodes these proteins:
- the LOC140152760 gene encoding uncharacterized protein isoform X3: MRDIAEIQDRQSLKYVIRHELKDLGIKVPKSKEKNAGGKQLSQKSGLSAVPVFGVSLNDVSTVITNEEYGHTVPSFVVECVEFLGKHLKAEGLFRKSGSQARQKELQRHIESRKPIPSDAHLADVASLFKQFFRQLSDPLLTNRLLNIFIKCQQIGNELDREYATLLLTATMPQIHVNTLSYVMRFLNKVASHAADNKMDSANLAVVLAPNFMSKPHADNLSEKSMVAADKLLKLQTGVVQLLIKNADKIGTVPENVVERVYIVSNKGSDITDRYTSEDELEKSTDLMDPKWRRQGRRKRSKSATIQGLMNGIGNRVRNRKNSCENILQTPGREDVFASPRVEVPLGAETPRILRSSKRKASDESPAGAFSAAKRKAMLHKMVIDPRYSKPGLTLHRTPGEFCSPITPLRPPQPPLGEVDAVTQQGETLNFQSPSIKFADESFTSFSATPAHEFATKSHLSQSYTTPGRKKTKKLNPLSSIKKRRSFGLGDVTPSAQHTPRGMYRSIKRKLGHKPTHSQSLHCPMSPEKVGYRLANEPLPDGLDTLKFDISNSDNTLKFDDLNSDQAIQLRRTPAFRQKHRKAPSSPAMLLTKSFTTCEIAIEDSPHDVSLLNEGLTSVSLLNTSSPKVVVVDMKLDPQAQMYNVKQSGETTPGVQTGLPSGNSDRKAPSKPKRSGNLTPVHTPQDTPKEMSGKKAPNKPRRSSTNLTPVKKNLCVTDMEQNKELEDSPDMPPPKLPPKISITSVDCETKPYEMVPSISQQSISSILSQASVDSVKSTFSIEDCDYPTVVYDDIQVTNTMPCVVKEQHTNSIPAALGAMPSDEEDEENMGAMPSDDEDEENMDPSKAAPGRSLSLESVDSALGAESDMQQNHQRLTKSVSIDSGRGGSIDDLMAMGVLVYKKADGSTIEIESGPAPGSPLVKSMSASNMNTKPFGSIPARLTRSQTSLPAQQQLDPSDTFNASVVRANIQMFNAMSHTDLSTSCSVPVSKVMKKISKKGSAIGRSKSNAVTRRYSLSNDEHYRRVSNSDENLHPATLVRSTGGEIGLYQPLEENLSEYMETYPEDTVSVPPMKTLDVTSEYRDHNDSYETAISYQIKRKNGSLKVSIPDIGSPRRLRQALGDHNVSISPHELEKVAKGVPPLDYHPHRKDPLTPLRLAKSTRVRTAAGKQVTIIRYSPSGRSSPGKAIKRLQSSSASGLHRSHQHHQHPHYHYDHADGAGTSSSKHSQRTPSRKGSRSPKYPQSPVNPLASHQQNSPCRRSSSRLSSIQVHIEEDTEWKI; encoded by the exons CTTTCACAGAAATCCGGATTGTCTGCAGTACCAGTATTTGGAGTATCTCTCAATGATGTCTCAACTGTTATTACCAATGAAGAATATGGCCATACAGTACCAAG TTTTGTTGTTGAGTGTGTGGAGTTCCTTGGAAAGCACCTTAAAGCTGAAGGGCTGTTTCGCAAATCTGGCTCTCAAGCAAGACAGAAAGAGCTTCAG CGACACATTGAAAGTAGGAAACCCATCCCTTCAGATGCTCATCTTGCAGACGTAGCCAGTCTCTTCAAGCAGTTTTTCCGTCAGTTATCCGATCCTCTACTCACCAATCGTCTCCTCAACATCTTCATCAAATGCCAGCAAATTGGTAATGAGCTAGACAGAGAGTATGCTACACTGCTATTGACAGCCACCATGCCTCAGATCCATGTCAACACCCTGTCCTACGTCATGCGATTCCTTAATAAGGTTGCCTCCCATGCTGCAGATAACAAAATGGACAGTGCCAATCTTGCGGTGGTTCTAGCTCCTAATTTTATGAGTAAACCGCACGCTGATAATCTCAGCGAAAAGAGCATGGTAGCTGCAGACAAACTATTGAAATTGCAGACAGGAGTTGTTCAGCTGCTCATAAAGAATGCAGATAAGATTGGGACCGTTCCAGAAAATGTTGTAGAAAGAGTTTATATTGTGAGCAACAAAGGTAGTGATATCACAGATAGATACACATCTGAGGATGAGCTGGAGAAGAGCACTGATCTTATGGATCCAAAGTGGCGTAGGCAGGGCAGAAGGAAAAGAAGTAAAAGTGCCACCATACAAG GTCTCATGAATGGAATAGGGAATCGAGTGAGAAATCGAAAAAACAGCTGTGAAAATATACTACAGACACCTGGCAGGGAGGACGTATTCGCATCACCACGTGTGGAGGTACCATTAGGAG CAGAGACACCCAGAATACTGAGATCAAGTAAGCGCAAAGCAAGTGACGAGTCACCAGCAGGGGCATTTTCTGCAGCTAAAAG GAAAGCAATGTTGCATAAGATGGTGATTGATCCCAGATACAGTAAACCTGGTTTGACCTTACACCGTACTCCAGGAGAATTCTGCTCCCCAATCACTCCACTCAGACCGCCTCAACCACCACTTGGGGAAGTAG ATGCAGTGACACAGCAAGGAGAGACACTAAATTTCCAGAGTCCGTCCATCAAGTTTGCTGATGAGTCCTTCACAAGTTTTTCTGCTACACCTGCTCATGAGTTTGCAACTAAGTCTCATCTCTCACAGTCTTATACCACACCGGGAAGAAAGAAAACTAAGAAACTTAATCCTCTTAGCAGTATAAAGAAAAG ACGTTCATTTGGTCTTGGTGATGTTACACCATCAGCACAACATACACCTAGAGGAATGTACCGGTCTATTAAACGAAAGCTGGGACACAAGCCTACACATAGTCAG TCCTTACATTGTCCGATGTCACCAGAAAAAGTCGGCTATCGTCTTGCAAACGAACCACTACCAGATGGCCTTGACACCTTGAAATTTGACATCTCAAATTCAGATAACACCTTGAAATTTGACGACCTAAATTCAGACCAGGCGATACAGCTAAGAAGGACGCCAGCATTCCGACAGAAACACAGAAAGGCCCCCAGCTCACCTGCGATGCTTCTGACCAAATCTTTCACAACTTGTGAAATTGCGATTGAAGACTCGCCCCATGATGTCAGTTTGTTAAATGAAGGGTTAACTAGCGTTAGCCTTTTGAATACTAGTTCTcctaaagttgttgttgttgatatgaaGTTGGATCCACAGGCTCAAATGTATAATGTAAAACAAAGTGGAGAAACCACTCCTGGTGTTCAGACCGGGTTACCGTCTGGTAACTCGGATCGTAAAGCCCCTAGTAAGCCTAAAAGATCAGGAAATCTTACTCCTGTACACACCCCACAGGATACACCAAAAGAAATGTCAGGTAAAAAGGCACCTAATAAACCAAGAAGATCGAGTACCAATCTTACCCCTGTAAAGAAGAATTTGTGTGTTACGGATATGGAACAGAATAAAGAACTTGAGGACTCTCCTGATATGCCGCCTCCTAAATTGCCACCAAAAATCAGTATAACAAGTGTGGATTGTGAGACGAAACCATACGAAATGGTACCATCCATAAGTCAACAAAGCATCTCTAGTATACTGTCACAAGCAAGTGTTGATAGTGTCAAGTCTACATTTAGCATTGAAGACTGTGATTATCCCACTGTGGTATATGATGACATACAAGTTACCAACACCATGCCTTGTGTAGTCAAAGAGCAGCATACCAACTCAATACCAGCTGCTTTGGGTGCCATGCCaagtgatgaagaagatgaagagaatatGGGTGCCATGCCaagtgatgatgaagatgaagagaaCATGGATCCATCTAAGGCAGCTCCTGGAAGATCACTCAGCTTAGAAAGTGTGGATTCTGCTCTTGGTGCTGAAAGTGACATGCAACAAAATCATCAGAGGCTGACAAAGTCTGTATCAATAGACAGTGGACGTGGGGGCTCTATTGATGATCTGATGGCAATGGGAGTTCTTGTCTATAAGAAAGCAGATGGTTCCACAATAGAGATAGAATCAGGTCCTGCTCCTGGAAGTCCACTGGTGAAGAGTATGTCAGCATCCAATATGAACACTAAACCATTTGGCTCAATACCGGCTAGATTGACACGCTCCCAGACTAGCTTACCGGCACAGCAGCAGCTGGACCCCAGTGACACATTCAATGCCAGTGTTGTAAGAGCCAACATTCAAATGTTTAATGCCATGTCGCATACTGATCTAAGTACAAGTTGCTCAGTTCCTGTCAGCAAAGTAATGAAGAAGATATCAAAGAAAGGCTCTGCCATTGGtaggtcaaagtcaaatgctGTTACAAGAAGGTATTCCCTTTCCAATGATGAACATTATAGAAGAGTGTCAAATTCTGACGAGAACCTTCATCCAGCTACCTTGGTAAGATCAACTGGTGGTGAGATTGGGTTATATCAACCACTGGAGGAAAACCTATCAGAATACATGGAAACATATCCAGAGGATACAGTATCAGTACCTCCTATGAAAACATTAGATGTGACGTCAGAATACCGAGATCATAACGACTCGTACGAAACAGCCATATCTTATCAAATTAAGCGGAAGAATGGCTCTTTAAAAGTCAGCATCCCTGACATTGGCTCGCCGCGACGTCTACGCCAAGCACTCGGAGACCACAATGTGTCCATCTCTCCTCATGAGCTGGAAAAAGTTGCAAAAGGTGTGCCTCCACTTGATTACCATCCACACCGAAAGGACCCGCTTACGCCATTACGACTCGCAAAGTCTACCAGAGTGAGGACAGCTGCTGGAAAGCAAGTCACCATCATCAGGTACTCACCATCAGGAAGATCTTCACCAGGTAAAGCTATCAAAAGATTAcagtcatcatcagcatcagGGTTGCACAGATCTCATCAGCACCATCAACATCCTCATTATCACTATGACCATGCTGATGGAGCTGGTACATCATCATCAAAACACAGTCAGAGGACTCCTAGCAGAAAGGGTTCCAGATCACCTAAGTATCCCCAATCACCTGTGAATCCCTTAGCATCACACCAACAAAACTCTCCTTGTAGGAGATCATCCTCTAGGCTTTCTTCTATACAGGTACATATAGAGGAAGACACAGAATGGAAGATTTGA
- the LOC140152760 gene encoding uncharacterized protein isoform X2, which translates to MRDIAEIQDRQSLKYVIRHELKDLGIKVPKSKEKNAGGKQLSQKSGLSAVPVFGVSLNDVSTVITNEEYGHTVPSFVVECVEFLGKHLKAEGLFRKSGSQARQKELQRHIESRKPIPSDAHLADVASLFKQFFRQLSDPLLTNRLLNIFIKCQQIGNELDREYATLLLTATMPQIHVNTLSYVMRFLNKVASHAADNKMDSANLAVVLAPNFMSKPHADNLSEKSMVAADKLLKLQTGVVQLLIKNADKIGTVPENVVERVYIVSNKGSDITDRYTSEDELEKSTDLMDPKWRRQGRRKRSKSATIQGLMNGIGNRVRNRKNSCENILQTPGREDVFASPRVEVPLGAETPRILRSSKRKASDESPAGAFSAAKRARSLYNSSNETDQPQWKAMLHKMVIDPRYSKPGLTLHRTPGEFCSPITPLRPPQPPLGEVVTQQGETLNFQSPSIKFADESFTSFSATPAHEFATKSHLSQSYTTPGRKKTKKLNPLSSIKKRRSFGLGDVTPSAQHTPRGMYRSIKRKLGHKPTHSQSLHCPMSPEKVGYRLANEPLPDGLDTLKFDISNSDNTLKFDDLNSDQAIQLRRTPAFRQKHRKAPSSPAMLLTKSFTTCEIAIEDSPHDVSLLNEGLTSVSLLNTSSPKVVVVDMKLDPQAQMYNVKQSGETTPGVQTGLPSGNSDRKAPSKPKRSGNLTPVHTPQDTPKEMSGKKAPNKPRRSSTNLTPVKKNLCVTDMEQNKELEDSPDMPPPKLPPKISITSVDCETKPYEMVPSISQQSISSILSQASVDSVKSTFSIEDCDYPTVVYDDIQVTNTMPCVVKEQHTNSIPAALGAMPSDEEDEENMGAMPSDDEDEENMDPSKAAPGRSLSLESVDSALGAESDMQQNHQRLTKSVSIDSGRGGSIDDLMAMGVLVYKKADGSTIEIESGPAPGSPLVKSMSASNMNTKPFGSIPARLTRSQTSLPAQQQLDPSDTFNASVVRANIQMFNAMSHTDLSTSCSVPVSKVMKKISKKGSAIGRSKSNAVTRRYSLSNDEHYRRVSNSDENLHPATLVRSTGGEIGLYQPLEENLSEYMETYPEDTVSVPPMKTLDVTSEYRDHNDSYETAISYQIKRKNGSLKVSIPDIGSPRRLRQALGDHNVSISPHELEKVAKGVPPLDYHPHRKDPLTPLRLAKSTRVRTAAGKQVTIIRYSPSGRSSPGKAIKRLQSSSASGLHRSHQHHQHPHYHYDHADGAGTSSSKHSQRTPSRKGSRSPKYPQSPVNPLASHQQNSPCRRSSSRLSSIQVHIEEDTEWKI; encoded by the exons CTTTCACAGAAATCCGGATTGTCTGCAGTACCAGTATTTGGAGTATCTCTCAATGATGTCTCAACTGTTATTACCAATGAAGAATATGGCCATACAGTACCAAG TTTTGTTGTTGAGTGTGTGGAGTTCCTTGGAAAGCACCTTAAAGCTGAAGGGCTGTTTCGCAAATCTGGCTCTCAAGCAAGACAGAAAGAGCTTCAG CGACACATTGAAAGTAGGAAACCCATCCCTTCAGATGCTCATCTTGCAGACGTAGCCAGTCTCTTCAAGCAGTTTTTCCGTCAGTTATCCGATCCTCTACTCACCAATCGTCTCCTCAACATCTTCATCAAATGCCAGCAAATTGGTAATGAGCTAGACAGAGAGTATGCTACACTGCTATTGACAGCCACCATGCCTCAGATCCATGTCAACACCCTGTCCTACGTCATGCGATTCCTTAATAAGGTTGCCTCCCATGCTGCAGATAACAAAATGGACAGTGCCAATCTTGCGGTGGTTCTAGCTCCTAATTTTATGAGTAAACCGCACGCTGATAATCTCAGCGAAAAGAGCATGGTAGCTGCAGACAAACTATTGAAATTGCAGACAGGAGTTGTTCAGCTGCTCATAAAGAATGCAGATAAGATTGGGACCGTTCCAGAAAATGTTGTAGAAAGAGTTTATATTGTGAGCAACAAAGGTAGTGATATCACAGATAGATACACATCTGAGGATGAGCTGGAGAAGAGCACTGATCTTATGGATCCAAAGTGGCGTAGGCAGGGCAGAAGGAAAAGAAGTAAAAGTGCCACCATACAAG GTCTCATGAATGGAATAGGGAATCGAGTGAGAAATCGAAAAAACAGCTGTGAAAATATACTACAGACACCTGGCAGGGAGGACGTATTCGCATCACCACGTGTGGAGGTACCATTAGGAG CAGAGACACCCAGAATACTGAGATCAAGTAAGCGCAAAGCAAGTGACGAGTCACCAGCAGGGGCATTTTCTGCAGCTAAAAG GGCCCGGTCTCTATATAATTCCAGCAATGAAACTGACCAACCACAATG GAAAGCAATGTTGCATAAGATGGTGATTGATCCCAGATACAGTAAACCTGGTTTGACCTTACACCGTACTCCAGGAGAATTCTGCTCCCCAATCACTCCACTCAGACCGCCTCAACCACCACTTGGGGAAGTAG TGACACAGCAAGGAGAGACACTAAATTTCCAGAGTCCGTCCATCAAGTTTGCTGATGAGTCCTTCACAAGTTTTTCTGCTACACCTGCTCATGAGTTTGCAACTAAGTCTCATCTCTCACAGTCTTATACCACACCGGGAAGAAAGAAAACTAAGAAACTTAATCCTCTTAGCAGTATAAAGAAAAG ACGTTCATTTGGTCTTGGTGATGTTACACCATCAGCACAACATACACCTAGAGGAATGTACCGGTCTATTAAACGAAAGCTGGGACACAAGCCTACACATAGTCAG TCCTTACATTGTCCGATGTCACCAGAAAAAGTCGGCTATCGTCTTGCAAACGAACCACTACCAGATGGCCTTGACACCTTGAAATTTGACATCTCAAATTCAGATAACACCTTGAAATTTGACGACCTAAATTCAGACCAGGCGATACAGCTAAGAAGGACGCCAGCATTCCGACAGAAACACAGAAAGGCCCCCAGCTCACCTGCGATGCTTCTGACCAAATCTTTCACAACTTGTGAAATTGCGATTGAAGACTCGCCCCATGATGTCAGTTTGTTAAATGAAGGGTTAACTAGCGTTAGCCTTTTGAATACTAGTTCTcctaaagttgttgttgttgatatgaaGTTGGATCCACAGGCTCAAATGTATAATGTAAAACAAAGTGGAGAAACCACTCCTGGTGTTCAGACCGGGTTACCGTCTGGTAACTCGGATCGTAAAGCCCCTAGTAAGCCTAAAAGATCAGGAAATCTTACTCCTGTACACACCCCACAGGATACACCAAAAGAAATGTCAGGTAAAAAGGCACCTAATAAACCAAGAAGATCGAGTACCAATCTTACCCCTGTAAAGAAGAATTTGTGTGTTACGGATATGGAACAGAATAAAGAACTTGAGGACTCTCCTGATATGCCGCCTCCTAAATTGCCACCAAAAATCAGTATAACAAGTGTGGATTGTGAGACGAAACCATACGAAATGGTACCATCCATAAGTCAACAAAGCATCTCTAGTATACTGTCACAAGCAAGTGTTGATAGTGTCAAGTCTACATTTAGCATTGAAGACTGTGATTATCCCACTGTGGTATATGATGACATACAAGTTACCAACACCATGCCTTGTGTAGTCAAAGAGCAGCATACCAACTCAATACCAGCTGCTTTGGGTGCCATGCCaagtgatgaagaagatgaagagaatatGGGTGCCATGCCaagtgatgatgaagatgaagagaaCATGGATCCATCTAAGGCAGCTCCTGGAAGATCACTCAGCTTAGAAAGTGTGGATTCTGCTCTTGGTGCTGAAAGTGACATGCAACAAAATCATCAGAGGCTGACAAAGTCTGTATCAATAGACAGTGGACGTGGGGGCTCTATTGATGATCTGATGGCAATGGGAGTTCTTGTCTATAAGAAAGCAGATGGTTCCACAATAGAGATAGAATCAGGTCCTGCTCCTGGAAGTCCACTGGTGAAGAGTATGTCAGCATCCAATATGAACACTAAACCATTTGGCTCAATACCGGCTAGATTGACACGCTCCCAGACTAGCTTACCGGCACAGCAGCAGCTGGACCCCAGTGACACATTCAATGCCAGTGTTGTAAGAGCCAACATTCAAATGTTTAATGCCATGTCGCATACTGATCTAAGTACAAGTTGCTCAGTTCCTGTCAGCAAAGTAATGAAGAAGATATCAAAGAAAGGCTCTGCCATTGGtaggtcaaagtcaaatgctGTTACAAGAAGGTATTCCCTTTCCAATGATGAACATTATAGAAGAGTGTCAAATTCTGACGAGAACCTTCATCCAGCTACCTTGGTAAGATCAACTGGTGGTGAGATTGGGTTATATCAACCACTGGAGGAAAACCTATCAGAATACATGGAAACATATCCAGAGGATACAGTATCAGTACCTCCTATGAAAACATTAGATGTGACGTCAGAATACCGAGATCATAACGACTCGTACGAAACAGCCATATCTTATCAAATTAAGCGGAAGAATGGCTCTTTAAAAGTCAGCATCCCTGACATTGGCTCGCCGCGACGTCTACGCCAAGCACTCGGAGACCACAATGTGTCCATCTCTCCTCATGAGCTGGAAAAAGTTGCAAAAGGTGTGCCTCCACTTGATTACCATCCACACCGAAAGGACCCGCTTACGCCATTACGACTCGCAAAGTCTACCAGAGTGAGGACAGCTGCTGGAAAGCAAGTCACCATCATCAGGTACTCACCATCAGGAAGATCTTCACCAGGTAAAGCTATCAAAAGATTAcagtcatcatcagcatcagGGTTGCACAGATCTCATCAGCACCATCAACATCCTCATTATCACTATGACCATGCTGATGGAGCTGGTACATCATCATCAAAACACAGTCAGAGGACTCCTAGCAGAAAGGGTTCCAGATCACCTAAGTATCCCCAATCACCTGTGAATCCCTTAGCATCACACCAACAAAACTCTCCTTGTAGGAGATCATCCTCTAGGCTTTCTTCTATACAGGTACATATAGAGGAAGACACAGAATGGAAGATTTGA